One genomic window of Nocardioides daphniae includes the following:
- the ileS gene encoding isoleucine--tRNA ligase has protein sequence MAYPLVSHTGESNVPSSPRFPAIEESVLAYWKADGTFEASVAQRDGGEHGEDEFVFYDGPPFANGLPHYGHLLTGYVKDIVPRYQTMRGKKVERRFGWDTHGLPAELEAMRQGGIKTTDEIVEMGIDKFNDACRASVLKYAGEWQTYVTRQARWVDFDNDYKTMNPEFMESVIWAFKRLHDKGYVYEGFRVLPYCWKDETPLSNHELRMDDDVYKMRQDPAVTVGFTLEDRGEGSPLDGARILVWTTTPWTLPSNLAVMVGSEIDYVVVEATVPGSEEKARYVLAEALLGKYARELADADGEFTVLATYKGADLVGRTYAPPFSYYLGHENAFRVVAADDAVTTTDGTGVVHTAGAFGEVDKEVTDREGIEAVMPVGKDGTFTHPVSEYAGMLVFDANPHVIDHLKAATRAAGGDASGEQGAVTPGTVLLRRESYEHSYPHCWRCREPLIYKGVSSWFVEVTAFKDQMLANNELINWVPDHIKHGQFGKWLENARDWSITRNRFWGSPVPVWKSDNPEYPRLDVYGSFEEIERDFGRLPRNADGERDLHRPWVDELTRPNPDDPTGQSTMRRVTDVLDVWFDSGSMSFAQNHYPFENADWFDGTAEKKAHFPGDFIVEYIGQTRGWFYTLHILATGIFGKPAFSNCISHGIVLGSDGQKMSKSLRNYPDVSEVFDRDGADAMRWFLMSSPILRGGNLVVTEQGIRDSVRQVMIPLWNTWYFFQMYANAAGYTAQRRTDSAHPMDRYLLAKTREFVATSTEQQDAYDIAGACESTRTFLDVLTNWYVRRSRERFWAQGVTDGNVTPETADAFDTLYTVLETVLRVAAPLLPLVTEEIWRGLTGGRSVHLTDWPTLDELPADDALVTQMDLVREVCSAGSALRKGANLRNRLPLSALTVVADGDSVTGFEALVADELNLKSVRVVAPGSEEAAAYAVEQKLTVNARAAGPRLGKNVQLAIKGSKSGDWSVAADGTVTSGGLELVEGEYTLETVAGAADGGTVTGMLPGGGFVVLDTRVTPELAAEGIARDVVRAVQQARKDAGLEVSDKIALTLDGDEAVRAAVVAHESLIAAEVQATAYAVAAVEGESVAVGDGNTVRFVVAKA, from the coding sequence ATGGCCTATCCCTTGGTCTCGCACACCGGCGAGAGCAACGTCCCCTCGAGCCCGCGCTTCCCCGCGATCGAGGAGTCGGTGCTGGCCTACTGGAAGGCCGACGGCACCTTCGAGGCCTCCGTCGCGCAGCGCGACGGCGGCGAGCACGGCGAGGACGAGTTCGTCTTCTACGACGGCCCGCCCTTCGCCAACGGCCTGCCGCACTACGGCCACCTGCTGACCGGCTACGTCAAGGACATCGTCCCGCGCTACCAGACGATGCGCGGCAAGAAGGTGGAGCGCCGCTTCGGCTGGGACACCCACGGCCTGCCCGCCGAGCTCGAGGCGATGCGCCAGGGCGGCATCAAGACCACCGACGAGATCGTCGAGATGGGCATCGACAAGTTCAACGACGCCTGCCGCGCCTCGGTGCTGAAGTACGCCGGCGAGTGGCAGACGTACGTCACCCGCCAGGCGCGCTGGGTCGACTTCGACAACGACTACAAGACCATGAACCCCGAGTTCATGGAGTCGGTCATCTGGGCCTTCAAGCGGCTGCACGACAAGGGCTACGTCTACGAGGGCTTCCGCGTCCTGCCCTACTGCTGGAAGGACGAGACGCCGCTCTCCAACCACGAGCTGCGCATGGACGACGACGTCTACAAGATGCGCCAGGACCCGGCCGTCACCGTCGGCTTCACCCTCGAGGACCGTGGTGAGGGCAGCCCGCTCGACGGCGCCCGGATCCTGGTGTGGACGACCACCCCGTGGACCCTGCCCTCCAACCTGGCCGTGATGGTCGGCTCCGAGATCGACTACGTCGTCGTCGAGGCGACCGTGCCGGGCAGCGAGGAGAAGGCGCGGTACGTCCTCGCCGAGGCCCTGCTCGGCAAGTACGCCCGTGAGCTGGCCGACGCGGACGGCGAGTTCACGGTGCTCGCGACCTACAAGGGCGCCGACCTGGTCGGACGCACGTACGCGCCGCCGTTCTCCTACTACCTGGGCCACGAGAACGCCTTCCGCGTCGTCGCGGCCGACGACGCCGTCACCACCACCGACGGAACCGGTGTCGTGCACACCGCCGGCGCCTTCGGCGAGGTCGACAAGGAGGTCACCGACCGCGAGGGCATCGAGGCGGTCATGCCGGTCGGCAAGGACGGTACCTTCACCCACCCGGTCTCCGAGTACGCCGGGATGCTGGTCTTCGACGCCAACCCGCACGTGATCGACCACCTCAAGGCCGCCACCCGCGCCGCCGGCGGCGACGCCTCGGGTGAGCAGGGCGCGGTCACCCCCGGCACGGTGCTGCTGCGCCGTGAGTCCTACGAGCACTCCTACCCGCACTGCTGGCGCTGCCGCGAGCCCCTGATCTACAAGGGCGTCTCGTCGTGGTTCGTCGAGGTGACCGCGTTCAAGGACCAGATGCTCGCCAACAACGAGCTGATCAACTGGGTGCCTGACCACATCAAGCACGGCCAGTTCGGCAAGTGGCTCGAGAACGCCCGCGACTGGTCGATCACCCGCAACCGCTTCTGGGGCTCCCCGGTGCCGGTGTGGAAGTCGGACAACCCGGAGTACCCGCGCCTCGACGTCTACGGCTCCTTCGAGGAGATCGAGCGCGACTTCGGCCGCCTGCCCCGCAACGCCGACGGCGAGCGCGACCTGCACCGCCCGTGGGTCGATGAGCTGACCCGCCCCAACCCCGACGACCCGACCGGTCAGTCGACGATGCGCCGCGTCACCGACGTCCTCGACGTCTGGTTCGACTCGGGCTCGATGTCGTTCGCCCAGAACCACTACCCGTTCGAGAACGCCGACTGGTTCGACGGCACCGCCGAGAAGAAGGCCCACTTCCCGGGCGACTTCATCGTCGAGTACATCGGCCAGACCCGCGGCTGGTTCTACACGCTGCACATCCTGGCCACCGGCATCTTCGGCAAGCCGGCCTTCAGCAACTGCATCAGCCACGGCATCGTGCTCGGCTCCGACGGCCAGAAGATGTCGAAGTCGCTGCGCAACTACCCCGACGTCTCCGAGGTCTTCGACCGCGACGGCGCCGACGCGATGCGCTGGTTCCTGATGTCGAGCCCGATCCTGCGCGGCGGCAACCTGGTCGTCACCGAGCAGGGCATCCGTGACTCGGTGCGCCAGGTGATGATCCCGCTGTGGAACACCTGGTACTTCTTCCAGATGTACGCCAACGCGGCCGGCTACACCGCCCAGCGCCGCACCGATTCGGCGCACCCGATGGACCGCTACCTGCTGGCCAAGACCCGCGAGTTCGTCGCGACGTCGACCGAGCAGCAGGACGCCTACGACATCGCGGGTGCCTGCGAGTCGACGCGCACCTTCCTCGACGTGCTGACGAACTGGTACGTCCGTCGCTCGCGCGAGCGGTTCTGGGCCCAGGGCGTCACTGACGGCAACGTCACGCCGGAGACCGCCGACGCCTTCGACACGCTCTACACGGTGCTCGAGACGGTGCTGCGCGTCGCCGCGCCGCTGCTGCCGCTGGTCACCGAGGAGATCTGGCGCGGCCTGACCGGTGGTCGCTCGGTGCACCTGACCGACTGGCCCACGCTCGACGAGCTGCCGGCCGACGACGCGCTGGTCACCCAGATGGACCTCGTGCGTGAGGTCTGCTCGGCCGGCTCGGCGCTGCGCAAGGGCGCCAACCTGCGCAACCGCCTGCCGCTGAGCGCGCTGACCGTGGTCGCCGACGGCGACTCGGTGACCGGCTTCGAGGCGTTGGTCGCCGACGAGCTCAACCTCAAGTCGGTGCGCGTCGTCGCGCCCGGCAGCGAGGAGGCGGCAGCGTACGCCGTCGAGCAGAAGCTCACCGTCAACGCGCGCGCCGCCGGCCCCCGCCTGGGCAAGAACGTCCAGCTCGCGATCAAGGGCTCGAAGAGCGGCGACTGGTCGGTGGCCGCCGACGGCACCGTGACCTCGGGCGGCCTGGAGCTGGTCGAGGGGGAGTACACCCTCGAGACCGTGGCCGGCGCCGCCGACGGTGGCACCGTGACCGGGATGCTGCCGGGCGGCGGGTTCGTCGTCCTCGACACCCGGGTGACGCCCGAGCTGGCCGCCGAGGGCATCGCGCGCGACGTCGTGCGTGCCGTCCAGCAGGCCCGCAAGGACGCCGGGCTGGAGGTCTCCGACAAGATCGCGCTCACGCTCGACGGCGACGAGGCCGTGCGGGCCGCCGTGGTCGCGCACGAGTCGCTGATCGCCGCCGAGGTCCAGGCCACCGCGTACGCCGTGGCTGCGGTCGAGGGCGAGTCCGTCGCCGTCGGTGACGGCAACACGGTGCGCTTCGTGGTGGCCAAGGCCTGA